One segment of Ureibacillus thermophilus DNA contains the following:
- a CDS encoding diaminopimelate dehydrogenase: MSKIRIGIVGYGNLGRGVEAAIQQNPDTELVAVFTRRNPQSVTINSNAKVLHVDDALSYKDEIDVMILCGGSATDLPEQGPYFAQYFNTIDSFDTHAKIPEYFDEVNAASEKAGKVAIISVGWDPGLFSLNRLIGEAVLPVGNTYTFWGKGVSQGHSDAIRRIEGVKNAVQYTIPIEGAVNRVRSGENPELSTREKHARECFVVLEEGADAAKVEHEIKTMPNYFDEYDTTVHFISEEELKLNHSGMPHGGFVIRSGVSGLGDKQIIEFSLNLESNPTFTSSVLVAYARAAYRLNQNGDKGAKTVFDIPFGLLSPKSPEQLRKELL; the protein is encoded by the coding sequence ATGAGTAAAATACGAATCGGGATTGTTGGATATGGAAACTTAGGCCGTGGTGTTGAAGCAGCAATTCAACAAAACCCAGATACTGAATTAGTTGCAGTTTTTACGCGACGCAATCCACAATCAGTAACAATTAATTCAAATGCGAAAGTGCTTCATGTGGATGATGCCCTATCTTATAAAGATGAAATTGATGTGATGATTTTATGTGGCGGTTCTGCAACAGATTTGCCAGAACAAGGACCATATTTCGCACAATATTTCAATACTATTGATAGTTTTGATACGCATGCAAAAATTCCCGAATATTTCGATGAAGTGAATGCAGCTAGTGAAAAAGCAGGAAAAGTAGCCATCATTTCCGTTGGTTGGGATCCAGGTTTATTCTCTTTGAATCGTTTGATTGGTGAAGCGGTATTACCAGTTGGAAATACATATACATTCTGGGGCAAAGGGGTAAGCCAAGGCCACTCTGATGCTATCCGCCGCATTGAAGGTGTTAAAAATGCCGTGCAATATACAATTCCAATTGAAGGTGCAGTCAATCGTGTGCGCAGCGGAGAAAATCCTGAGCTTTCCACTCGCGAAAAACATGCTCGTGAATGTTTTGTAGTATTGGAAGAAGGTGCAGATGCTGCGAAAGTTGAACACGAAATTAAAACAATGCCAAACTATTTTGATGAATATGATACAACTGTACACTTCATTTCAGAAGAAGAGCTGAAGCTAAATCATAGCGGCATGCCACACGGAGGATTCGTCATCCGAAGCGGCGTAAGCGGATTAGGAGATAAACAAATTATCGAATTCAGCTTAAATCTTGAAAGCAATCCAACATTTACATCAAGCGTTCTTGTTGCCTATGCACGCGCAGCATACCGATTGAATCAAAATGGAGATAAAGGTGCAAAAACTGTTTTCGATATTCCATTCGGTCTGCTATCACCAAAATCTCCAGAACAATTAAGAAAAGAACTTTTATAA
- a CDS encoding YxcD family protein: MEKITLSEQEIVDAVCLFHAKFKNVNPEDVEVELLYDDDRGFTAEAYVNGEMEPYNTVNFITAIRLYIEEQLQKDAMSARILLDLHDEEGIIANVEWD; this comes from the coding sequence TTGGAGAAGATAACTTTATCAGAACAAGAAATTGTTGATGCTGTTTGCCTATTCCATGCAAAATTTAAAAATGTGAATCCGGAAGATGTGGAAGTCGAGTTGTTGTATGACGACGACCGGGGCTTTACAGCAGAAGCGTATGTAAACGGCGAAATGGAACCGTATAATACAGTGAATTTCATTACAGCCATTCGTCTTTATATTGAAGAACAGTTGCAAAAAGATGCCATGTCGGCTCGAATACTTTTAGATCTACATGATGAAGAAGGAATCATCGCCAATGTCGAATGGGATTAA
- the acnA gene encoding aconitate hydratase AcnA, producing MTKSNLHNSRASFELNGKTYYYYRLEALKEAGIADVSRLPYSIKVLLESVLRQYDNYVIKEEHVNNLAKWAEGADPEGEVPFKPSRVVLQDFTGVPVVVDLASLRSAMKELGGDPSKINPEIPVDLVIDHSVQVDKYGTPDALQANMDLEFERNAERYKFLKWAQTAFDNFRAVPPATGIVHQVNLEYLAPVIHVKQNEDGSFEAYPDSVVGTDSHTTMINGLGVLGWGVGGIEAEAGMLGQPSYFTIPEVIGVKLTGKLPNGATATDLALKVTQVLRKRGVVGKFVEFFGPGVATLPLADRATISNMAPEYGATCGYFAIDNETLNYLRLTGRDEEHVQLIEKYLKENNMFFDPNFEPVYTDVLEIKLDEIEPNLSGPKRPQDLIPLSEMKKRYREAVVAPMGVQGFGLTEDEFSKTSTIKFADGEELEMPTGAVAIAAITSCTNTSNPYVLIAAGLVAKKAVELGIKPPRWVKTSLAPGSKVVTGYLKDSGLQDYLDQIGFNTVGYGCTTCIGNSGPLLPEIEEAIKSKDLFVTSVLSGNRNFEGRVHPLVKANYLASPPLVVAYALAGTVDIDLQKDPIAKDKNGNDVFFNDIWPSSEEVYAILNKVVTPELFKKEYETVFTANEKWNAIETSTESLYTFDENSTYIQNPPFFQGLSKEPAPIQELKGLRVIAKFGDSITTDHISPAGAIGKDTPAGKYLQEKGVAIRDFNSYGSRRGNHEVMMRGTFANIRIRNQIAPGTEGGFTTYWPTGEVMYIYDAAMKYQEQGTGLVVLAGNDYGMGSSRDWAAKGTYLLGIKTVIAQSYERIHRSNLVMMGVLPLQFMPGENAETLGLKGDETISVNLTDDVKPRDILTVTAVSPDGKVTEFKALARFDSEVEVDYYRHGGILQMVLRNKLAGK from the coding sequence ATGACAAAGAGCAACTTACACAACAGCCGTGCTTCTTTTGAACTGAACGGTAAAACTTACTACTATTACCGTTTAGAAGCATTAAAAGAAGCAGGCATCGCAGACGTATCACGCCTACCTTATTCCATCAAAGTTTTATTAGAATCCGTTTTACGTCAATATGATAACTATGTAATCAAAGAAGAACACGTAAACAACTTAGCAAAATGGGCAGAAGGAGCAGATCCAGAAGGTGAAGTTCCATTCAAACCTTCTCGTGTCGTTCTACAAGACTTCACAGGTGTTCCTGTAGTTGTAGACTTAGCTTCTTTACGTTCTGCCATGAAAGAACTTGGTGGAGACCCATCAAAAATCAATCCAGAAATTCCGGTTGACCTTGTAATCGACCACTCTGTACAAGTAGACAAATACGGTACTCCAGACGCTCTACAAGCAAACATGGATTTAGAATTTGAACGCAACGCTGAACGTTACAAATTCTTAAAATGGGCTCAAACTGCATTCGATAACTTCCGTGCAGTTCCACCTGCAACAGGTATCGTACACCAAGTAAACTTGGAATACTTAGCTCCAGTTATTCACGTTAAACAAAACGAAGACGGTTCTTTCGAAGCTTATCCAGATTCTGTAGTTGGTACGGACTCCCATACAACAATGATCAACGGTCTTGGCGTACTTGGTTGGGGTGTTGGTGGTATCGAAGCAGAAGCTGGTATGCTTGGACAACCATCTTACTTCACAATTCCAGAGGTTATCGGTGTTAAATTAACTGGTAAACTTCCAAACGGCGCGACTGCAACTGACTTAGCGTTGAAAGTAACTCAAGTATTGCGTAAACGCGGCGTAGTTGGTAAATTCGTTGAATTCTTCGGCCCTGGCGTAGCTACATTGCCACTTGCAGACCGTGCAACAATTTCCAACATGGCTCCAGAATACGGTGCAACTTGCGGTTACTTCGCAATTGACAACGAAACACTTAACTACTTGCGCTTAACTGGCCGTGATGAAGAACATGTACAATTAATCGAAAAATACTTAAAAGAAAACAATATGTTCTTCGATCCAAACTTCGAACCAGTTTACACTGACGTATTAGAAATTAAATTAGACGAAATCGAACCAAACCTTTCTGGTCCAAAACGTCCACAAGACTTAATTCCACTTTCAGAAATGAAAAAACGCTACCGTGAAGCAGTAGTTGCTCCAATGGGCGTTCAAGGTTTCGGTTTAACAGAAGATGAATTCAGCAAAACTTCAACAATCAAATTTGCTGATGGCGAAGAATTAGAAATGCCTACAGGTGCTGTAGCAATCGCTGCTATCACTTCTTGTACAAACACATCTAACCCATACGTACTAATCGCTGCTGGTCTTGTTGCGAAAAAAGCAGTTGAACTTGGCATTAAACCACCAAGATGGGTAAAAACTTCATTAGCACCTGGTTCTAAAGTTGTTACAGGTTATTTAAAAGATTCTGGTCTACAAGATTACTTAGACCAAATCGGATTCAACACTGTAGGTTACGGCTGTACAACATGTATCGGTAACTCCGGTCCATTGCTTCCAGAAATTGAAGAAGCGATCAAATCCAAAGACTTGTTCGTAACTTCTGTACTTTCTGGTAACCGTAACTTCGAAGGCCGTGTTCATCCATTAGTAAAAGCTAACTACTTAGCATCTCCACCACTTGTTGTTGCTTATGCTTTAGCTGGTACAGTGGATATCGACCTACAAAAAGATCCAATCGCTAAAGACAAAAACGGTAACGACGTATTCTTCAATGATATTTGGCCATCATCTGAAGAAGTATACGCTATCTTAAATAAAGTTGTTACACCTGAATTGTTCAAAAAAGAATACGAAACAGTATTCACTGCAAACGAAAAATGGAATGCAATTGAAACATCAACTGAGTCTCTATACACATTTGATGAAAATTCAACTTACATCCAAAACCCGCCATTCTTCCAAGGTCTTTCTAAAGAGCCAGCTCCAATTCAAGAGCTTAAAGGCTTGCGCGTAATTGCGAAGTTTGGGGATTCTATTACAACTGACCACATTTCACCAGCTGGTGCAATTGGTAAAGATACTCCTGCAGGTAAATACCTACAAGAAAAAGGTGTTGCAATCCGTGACTTCAACTCTTACGGTTCTCGCCGTGGTAACCATGAAGTCATGATGCGTGGTACATTTGCAAACATCCGTATCCGCAACCAAATTGCTCCTGGTACTGAAGGTGGATTCACTACTTACTGGCCAACTGGCGAAGTCATGTATATTTACGATGCAGCTATGAAATACCAAGAACAAGGAACTGGTCTTGTAGTTCTTGCTGGTAACGACTACGGTATGGGATCCAGCCGTGACTGGGCTGCAAAAGGTACTTACTTGCTTGGTATTAAAACAGTTATCGCACAAAGCTATGAACGTATCCACCGTTCTAACCTAGTAATGATGGGTGTATTACCACTTCAATTCATGCCTGGCGAAAACGCAGAAACTTTAGGATTAAAAGGAGATGAAACAATCTCTGTTAACTTAACAGACGATGTAAAACCTCGCGATATCTTAACAGTAACTGCAGTTTCTCCAGACGGCAAAGTAACTGAGTTTAAAGCATTAGCTCGTTTCGACTCAGAAGTAGAAGTAGATTACTACCGTCATGGCGGTATCCTACAAATGGTATTAAGAAACAAATTAGCTGGAAAGTAA
- a CDS encoding transcriptional regulator: MTVDAKNAYNGIVLLTGYLQRLYVFEKIHHELNMPHEPERLQQVKELFDDTLAMLPIFEQTKELFPTQVNKLKSVTEKVENLMSTYFKEEPLSFHEKLAYVGSTLYSEQHVNLGILRLGKVFQVEVNKDFEKRVKYYEERTKFIDTIVSLIKNKKPIEEKAINVINLWYTNVEKNKENILKDLQLIGKLIGF; the protein is encoded by the coding sequence ATGACAGTAGATGCTAAAAATGCCTATAACGGAATTGTTTTACTGACAGGCTACTTGCAGCGTTTATATGTGTTTGAAAAGATTCATCATGAGTTGAACATGCCTCATGAACCGGAACGCCTTCAGCAAGTGAAGGAATTATTTGATGATACATTGGCAATGTTGCCGATTTTTGAACAAACGAAAGAGCTGTTTCCAACACAAGTTAATAAGCTGAAATCTGTGACGGAAAAAGTGGAAAATCTGATGTCCACTTATTTTAAAGAAGAGCCGCTTTCTTTTCATGAGAAGCTGGCTTATGTTGGTTCCACCCTCTATTCAGAGCAGCATGTGAATTTAGGCATCCTCCGCCTTGGCAAAGTGTTTCAAGTGGAAGTGAATAAAGATTTTGAGAAGCGCGTGAAATATTACGAAGAGCGAACAAAATTTATTGATACGATCGTGTCACTTATTAAAAATAAGAAGCCAATTGAAGAAAAAGCCATCAACGTCATTAATTTGTGGTATACAAATGTGGAAAAAAATAAAGAAAATATTTTAAAGGATCTTCAATTAATTGGAAAACTTATTGGATTTTAA
- a CDS encoding acyl-CoA thioesterase, with protein sequence MFISEKQVEIRYAETDQMGVVYHTNYVVWMELGRTQLVRDLGYDYAKLEEMGIVSPVIELNVQYKKAMRYGQVATVRTWVEQHDKLRTIYGYEILHEDGSVAATGTTVNILVTKENFRPVPLRKIDPGWDAKYHEIARTKKD encoded by the coding sequence ATGTTTATCAGCGAAAAACAAGTAGAAATCCGCTATGCGGAAACGGATCAGATGGGGGTTGTCTACCACACAAATTACGTGGTGTGGATGGAGCTTGGAAGAACACAATTAGTCCGCGATTTAGGCTATGATTATGCCAAATTGGAGGAAATGGGTATCGTATCCCCCGTCATTGAATTAAATGTGCAATATAAAAAAGCCATGCGTTATGGACAAGTGGCGACTGTTCGTACTTGGGTGGAGCAGCATGATAAATTGCGCACAATCTATGGCTATGAAATCTTGCATGAAGATGGTTCTGTTGCAGCGACAGGAACAACGGTTAATATACTCGTTACAAAGGAAAATTTTAGACCCGTTCCACTAAGAAAAATCGATCCAGGTTGGGACGCTAAATACCACGAAATTGCTCGAACAAAAAAGGATTAA